In the Candidatus Brocadiia bacterium genome, one interval contains:
- a CDS encoding LysM peptidoglycan-binding domain-containing protein, which yields MKPSALVAILVGILIIGVVFIIWISGGFEPKPLIVEAPPEPITSTLTAAEAMTATGFGNLPLTSTMVSEPMSNSYTIKPGDTLWSIAKQFYNGDGTKSKLIAEANKDKIPNPNRLKVGTEIVIPGAESSGMAPRSTGMNEPSGMSEPTYSAGEGQSYTVKKGDTLSKISQKFYGTANKRNIIVDANRDKLATESTTLKVGWKLVIPKLSKSSGKTPSQPQPPRESTPKPADNVPSGASEDSGSGR from the coding sequence ATGAAACCATCTGCATTAGTGGCAATACTCGTGGGTATTCTTATAATCGGCGTAGTATTCATCATCTGGATATCAGGCGGATTTGAACCGAAGCCGTTAATAGTCGAAGCGCCGCCGGAGCCGATTACATCAACGCTGACCGCGGCCGAAGCGATGACCGCCACCGGGTTCGGCAACCTGCCGCTGACCAGCACGATGGTATCTGAGCCAATGTCCAACAGCTATACCATCAAGCCGGGAGATACCCTTTGGTCAATCGCCAAGCAGTTCTATAACGGCGACGGCACCAAGAGCAAACTTATCGCCGAAGCCAACAAGGACAAGATACCAAATCCCAACCGGCTCAAGGTTGGCACTGAAATAGTCATCCCGGGTGCTGAGTCTTCAGGTATGGCGCCAAGGTCTACCGGTATGAACGAGCCCAGCGGTATGTCGGAGCCGACATATAGCGCCGGCGAAGGCCAGAGTTATACCGTCAAGAAAGGCGATACGCTTTCCAAGATATCCCAGAAGTTTTACGGCACCGCCAATAAGCGCAACATCATAGTTGACGCCAACCGCGATAAACTGGCCACCGAAAGCACGACCCTGAAGGTCGGCTGGAAGCTGGTTATTCCCAAACTGTCCAAATCGTCGGGTAAAACACCGTCCCAGCCTCAGCCGCCCAGGGAAAGCACGCCCAAGCCGGCAGATAATGTGCCCTCAGGCGCTTCTGAGGACAGCGGTAGCGGTAGGTAA
- a CDS encoding HNH endonuclease — translation MITENSSGNNGKPLQSSVLVLNKFYTAIRLIPARRAFTLLAKDYAEVITKNNGHFTTHNLNNWIELSRNGNGNNPSDEYVHTASWKIKLPRVIRLFSYSKYPRHDLKFNRHNIIIRDNGQCQYCGKKLPASELSIDHILPRSRGGVYSWENVVASCHRCNTRKGGKLPQEAGMKLLKKPVAPAYDPFLTGKLNEPRYMLWKEFISGV, via the coding sequence ATGATTACGGAGAATAGTAGCGGGAACAACGGCAAACCACTTCAATCCAGCGTATTAGTCCTTAATAAATTCTATACGGCCATAAGGCTTATCCCGGCCCGCCGGGCCTTTACGCTCCTGGCCAAGGACTACGCCGAGGTAATCACCAAGAACAACGGCCATTTCACCACGCATAACCTGAACAACTGGATTGAGCTGTCGCGTAACGGGAACGGCAACAATCCCAGCGACGAATACGTCCATACGGCCAGCTGGAAGATAAAACTGCCCCGGGTCATCCGCCTGTTCAGTTACAGCAAATATCCGCGGCACGACCTGAAGTTCAACCGCCATAACATCATCATCCGCGACAACGGACAATGCCAGTATTGCGGCAAGAAACTGCCCGCCTCCGAGCTGAGCATCGACCACATTTTACCCCGCTCGCGCGGCGGCGTTTATTCCTGGGAAAACGTGGTGGCCAGCTGTCACCGGTGCAACACCCGCAAAGGCGGCAAGCTCCCCCAGGAAGCCGGAATGAAACTGCTCAAGAAACCCGTCGCCCCGGCCTACGACCCTTTCCTGACCGGCAAACTTAACGAACCGCGCTATATGCTCTGGAAAGAATTCATCAGTGGGGTTTAG
- a CDS encoding PH domain-containing protein, producing the protein MDKLQVSHFSSLHIFIKNLQFVFLIGVLLGLKSQFDAQANNVIEKPDWEIIKNHVYKQNILGKDEDVKYVVRCGLFGTGNLMRFNVLTNERFLGYKKYFGVTDEIKFQNVKKYNYKITFLVMTLKFETDNDTQIFEIITRKSLQSETITVLDKLMAEKNIPRMISFARE; encoded by the coding sequence ATGGATAAATTACAGGTAAGCCATTTTTCGTCCTTACATATTTTTATAAAAAATCTGCAATTTGTATTTTTAATTGGAGTGCTTCTTGGATTAAAAAGTCAATTTGATGCTCAAGCTAATAATGTTATTGAAAAGCCCGATTGGGAAATTATAAAGAACCATGTATATAAGCAAAATATTCTGGGAAAAGATGAGGATGTTAAGTATGTCGTAAGGTGTGGTTTATTTGGAACAGGAAATCTTATGAGGTTTAATGTGCTGACAAATGAGAGGTTTTTAGGGTATAAAAAATATTTTGGTGTGACAGATGAGATTAAGTTTCAAAATGTCAAAAAATATAACTACAAAATAACATTTCTGGTCATGACCCTGAAATTTGAAACAGATAATGATACCCAAATATTTGAAATCATAACCAGAAAATCACTACAGAGCGAAACTATAACAGTACTGGATAAGTTAATGGCCGAAAAGAATATTCCAAGAATGATAAGCTTCGCTCGTGAGTAG